Genomic window (Prosthecochloris aestuarii DSM 271):
GCAATGAAAAAATCAGGAAAAACCATAAGAAACGATAGCCCTCCAACAACATATAACACAAAATCGCGCCGGCTCATCCGGCGCGATTCTCCCGTTTTGAAATCAACGGTTATTCATCAATATTCAAAACAGCAAGGAATGCTTCCTGAGGGACTTCCACCCTTCCGACCTGTTTCATTCGTTTCTTGCCCTCCTTCTGCTTTTCAAGGAGCTTCCTTTTTCTGCTGATATCTCCACCGTAGCACTTTGCAAGAACATTCTTTCGAATAGCCGAAATTGTTTCCCTGGATATGACCCTGCTGCCGATCGCTGCCTGGATAGCGACCTCATACATCTGTTTCGGAATAATGGTTTTCAATTTCTGGCAGAGCTTTCGGCCCCACTCGTAGGCTTTCGAACGGTGAACGACCGTCGAGAGCGCGTCGACCGGCTCACCATTGAGCAGCACATCGAGCTTCACCAGATCGGAACGACGATACCCGATATACTCGTAATCCATTGAAGCATATCCTTTTGAGACCGATTTAAGCTTGTCATGAAAATCAAAAACGATCTCGGCAAGAGGAAATTCAAAATGCAGGTTGACCCTCAACGTATCGAGATAATCGGTATTCTTGTACTCGCCCCGACGCTCCATGGAAAGCTTCATAACATTACCAATATAATCGGCCATGGTGATAATCTGAATCCTGACATAGGGCTCCTCGACTTCGCTGATAAGGCCGGCCTCAGGCATTTTCGAAGGATTGTCGACAAGAATGGTTTCGCCGTTTGTCCTGAGAACGCGATATTCCACGTTCGGGACAGTCGTAATGATATTGACCTTATACTCCCGTTCGAGCCGTTCCTGGATAATCTCCATGTGAAGAAGGCCCAGAAATCCGCACCGGAACCCGAAACCGAGCGCGGCAGAGGTTTCCGGAGTATAGACAAGCGAAGCGTCGTTGAGAGAGAGCTTTTCGAGGGACTCGCGAAGATCTTCGAACTCGTCTGAGTCGACAGGATAGAGACCGCTGAACACCATAGGCTTAACGTCCTTATAGCCGGAAAGCCTCTCTTTGGCAGAATTGTCGGCAAGGGTAACAGTATCGCCGACCTTGGCATCCTTCACATCCTTGATAGAACAGATCAGATAACCGACATTGCCTGCTTCAAGCACCGTGTTCGGCTGGCGCTTCAAACCCATAGTCCCTATTTCGTCAGCCACGAAAATTTTGTCATTCGCGAAAAACCTTACCCGATCGCCTTTGCGAAGCACGCCATCGACAATTCTCAGATAGACG
Coding sequences:
- the lepA gene encoding translation elongation factor 4 yields the protein MPSSSTDVDAIRNFCIIAHIDHGKSTLADRLLEVTGTLQHNQMTAQVLDDMDLERERGITIKSHAIQMHHKAGDGRAYILNLIDTPGHVDFSYEVSRSLAACEGALLVVDATQGVEAQTIANLYLAVEAGLEIIPVINKIDLPSADVEGVAQQIIDLIGVDREEIVEVSAKAGIGIDSLLDAVISRVPAPADHRSMPLRALIFDSVFDAYRGAVVYLRIVDGVLRKGDRVRFFANDKIFVADEIGTMGLKRQPNTVLEAGNVGYLICSIKDVKDAKVGDTVTLADNSAKERLSGYKDVKPMVFSGLYPVDSDEFEDLRESLEKLSLNDASLVYTPETSAALGFGFRCGFLGLLHMEIIQERLEREYKVNIITTVPNVEYRVLRTNGETILVDNPSKMPEAGLISEVEEPYVRIQIITMADYIGNVMKLSMERRGEYKNTDYLDTLRVNLHFEFPLAEIVFDFHDKLKSVSKGYASMDYEYIGYRRSDLVKLDVLLNGEPVDALSTVVHRSKAYEWGRKLCQKLKTIIPKQMYEVAIQAAIGSRVISRETISAIRKNVLAKCYGGDISRKRKLLEKQKEGKKRMKQVGRVEVPQEAFLAVLNIDE